AGTGAAAAGGTAAATGCACCGGAGATTTCGGTAAAGAACGTCAGTATGGTGTTCTCGGACAGCAAAGGAAATCCGGTACAGGCACTTAAGAATGTAAGCATTGATATTCAGAAAGGTGAGTTCATATCGCTTCTCGGCCCTTCAGGCTGCGGTAAGTCTACACTTCTTCGTATAGTATCGGATCTGCTGACCCCCACCTCAGGCGAGGTTACGGTCTGCGGTAAGACACCGAGAGAAACAAGACTTGAGCAGAAGTTCGGTATCGTGTTCCAGAACCCCGTGCTTCTCGACTGGAGAACGGTAAGAAAGAACATAAGACTTCCGCTTGAGATGATGAAGGTTCCGAAAGAGGAACAGGCGAGCCGTATCGAACAGGTACTGGAGCTTGTCGGACTCAAGGAATTCGGAAACAGCTACCCCGGACAGCTTTCGGGCGGTATGCAGCAGAGAGTAGGCATAGCAAGAGCGCTTGCGATACAGCCCGACATACTGCTGATGGACGAACCGTTCTCGGCACTTGACGAGTTCACAAGAGAAAAGCTCAACGACGATGTACTTTCAATATGGAGAAAGACAAACAAGACGGTGCTTTTCGTAACACACAACATATCCGAGTCGGTATATATGTCCGACAGGATCTGCGTTTTATCACCGCATCCCGGCAGACTTTCGGCAATAGTTGATGTAAATCTTCCCAGACCGAGAGTTCCGGATATGAGAGGTACTCCCGAATTTGCCGCTCTTGTAGAGAAGGTAAGAAACAGCTTCGAGGGTATATAAAGCCGAAAGGAGCGTTAAGAAATGATAAAAAGGATAACTTCCTCCAAAGGCATAGTAACTGCCGTATGGGTGCTGGGTCTTGTAGTGATATGGGAGATATGCGCATTTATAGTAGGAGCGACACAGCGTACACCCGTAAACGTACTTCCGCATCTGTACCGGATAATCGGCTCGTTCTTTGATACAAAGTCGATAACCGGTTCGGGCGATACGATAGCAACACTGGTTTTTTCCAGTGCCGCAGAAACGCTTTCAAGAGCGCTTATCGGTTTTATAATCGGTATGGTGCTGGGCTACATACTGGCTTTGCTGATGCACCTGTCGCACATAGTGGAAAAGATAGCGTTCCCGTATCTTATGATAATCCAGATGATACCTATTCTCGGTATGGCGCCTATTGTACTTTCAATAACGGGCGATATATCAAGCGCACGAATCATAATCGCCGCAATTCTCACATTCTACCCCGTTTCGACAAATACGCTGGCAGGCTTCAAGTCGGTCGGA
This window of the [Eubacterium] siraeum genome carries:
- a CDS encoding ABC transporter permease subunit is translated as MIKRITSSKGIVTAVWVLGLVVIWEICAFIVGATQRTPVNVLPHLYRIIGSFFDTKSITGSGDTIATLVFSSAAETLSRALIGFIIGMVLGYILALLMHLSHIVEKIAFPYLMIIQMIPILGMAPIVLSITGDISSARIIIAAILTFYPVSTNTLAGFKSVGRERHELMRSYGASKFQLYTKMLIPSAMSYFFTGLKISAPMAITASILVDTLQGGNGLGCMLSQSLKGSMTRFVFWDIVIFSAVIGVLSFYLMGVIERAITPAKRKAKKKAQ
- a CDS encoding ABC transporter ATP-binding protein yields the protein MSEKVNAPEISVKNVSMVFSDSKGNPVQALKNVSIDIQKGEFISLLGPSGCGKSTLLRIVSDLLTPTSGEVTVCGKTPRETRLEQKFGIVFQNPVLLDWRTVRKNIRLPLEMMKVPKEEQASRIEQVLELVGLKEFGNSYPGQLSGGMQQRVGIARALAIQPDILLMDEPFSALDEFTREKLNDDVLSIWRKTNKTVLFVTHNISESVYMSDRICVLSPHPGRLSAIVDVNLPRPRVPDMRGTPEFAALVEKVRNSFEGI